Sequence from the Mycteria americana isolate JAX WOST 10 ecotype Jacksonville Zoo and Gardens chromosome 5, USCA_MyAme_1.0, whole genome shotgun sequence genome:
TCCTTCACCGACATCGTTTTGGAGTGGTTGAGAGGAAGAGCAAGACAgaatagggttttttccccacttaaaacaacaaaaaaaaaccaacccacaacaaaaaaaaaacccaaaccaaaaaaaccctaaaaacaaaacccccaaactattGGAAAATAGGATCCAGCGAATTTTAAGAGTGAAGAATAggctttccccccctccttcccagctggTGTAACTAGTTCAGCTGACGCCTGGCACAGCTATTCTGAGCCTCCAGGGTTTCCACTTTAATAATTGACATCTCTCTCCCCACCCAGCGGGAGCCTTAACCTCTCTCTGCCCCGCGGCAGAACAAGCTCAGGGCTGCGGGAGCGCCGAGTCGGCGAGTGAAGTCCcttctgctgggctgggagcctcTTGGGTCCCCCTGCGCCCGTCCCGGCCTCCCTCCGCAGCCCCGAATGCCAGGGAGCCCCTAGGCGGGATGCCGAGTCCTGCTGATCCCCGCTTTGGCAGAAAGGGGGAAGTTTTAGCGGCTTCGAAGGGAAAATCGATGGTTTCTGAAAGGAGACGGGTCAAGGATGGGGATGTCCCCTGGGACCAGCAGCTTTGGAGCCGGCTCGTTGCTCGGCTGCCCCGTCAGCCCCGTGAGAAGTGCCCCAGCTACCCAAACCCATTGAGCCTCGCTAGGGAAGCGCTTGTTATTATCAGCCCTCGGGAAGAGGGGGCTCTGCCTCGGGAGAGAGCGGAAAACCCAGCATTTACCCCGGGGACACTGCGGTGCTGTTGAGATAAGCACTCGCGACGGGGTTAAAAATCTCCCTGCGTTCGCGCAGGTGGGGATAGCCACAAATTCAGGCTGTGAATTCACCccagaaacactgcagaaagtaGCTAGGAGGggtttagttcttttttttttttaaaaaaaaaaaaaccaaccccaaacagatttttttccaagctggGTTTGTGAAAGCGCCGTCGCTGCATTTTAAAGCCGCTGCCTTGAATTttccgcctccgccgccgcccttGTCCTGCAGCGGCACGCGCCTGCGAAGCCTCTTCGCTTAAACAGTTTTCAGCGTCTTTTCACCAGCAACTCAAAACCCCGCTCATTTTTGATAACGGCGGTCGGGTGTGGCGACGTAAGCGGGGGCTCCCCGAGGCGCGGGTGTCACCCCTGCATCAGCAGGCTGCTtcacagcaattttattttatttaagttcaTCTGGCTAAAACTGGCAGGCTTTGGGGACcgtttcttgtggtttttttttttatttttaaaggaaaccgTAACTTTTAAGGTACAGAGCTTTTATTCCCACGGTGGGATTTTTCCGTTCCTCCACCTGGCCGCACGTCGAACGCGGGCAGATGCGTGAGGGGAAGCGGAAGAAACACGGTTGGCTTTGGCTTTAATTAGCAAGTTACGACTTTTTTGTTCTTCGAGGTAAACGAAGCACATAATTTGCACCACTGACTCTtgctaccattttttttttttctcttcctcctcttacaCCATTTGCTAACTTTAATAAACTGCAGGCTGAGAAATCAAGCGGTCAGACAgaattgcagcttttcttttttttttttttttttgtacctggAAGCCCAGCTCTTGTTCTTGTGGAGGAAAAACTTAATCCCGAGTATCTTCTACCGGGTCGGATGCGGAAAGCAAAGAGTGAGCACCCACCGCTTTTTGCATAAAGCACCCAAATCTCATGGGGCTGGGATTTCTCTTCCTGGGAAGAGACCTGTCCCGAGACCGCTCTGACGGCACTGCAATACCACGCAGGGGTTTTGCCTCCCCAAATGCAACTATCCGCCCGCTCGTCCTCGCCCCGAGGCGTTTCTCGCCGTCTGACGATGCTCTCTTGGCGGCAGGATTGCTTCTCCATGGCCAACGTCTCCTGGTACGGAGGGGCGAGCATCCGCGCCCAGCGCTGGCCGCTCAACGGCGCCGAGAGCCGCGCGCAGCCCTTCGTGAGCGGCGACTTCAGCAAAAACCCGGCTGGCTACGGGCCTGTTCTGGAGAGGTACTTCTTAGGCTCGACAGGTAACCCCGTCCTTCCCTGCCCAAAGTCCTATTGCTTTAACCCCTGCGTCTCTTCATCCCTCTCCTCATCCAGAAAGCACCTAGTTTAAAGCAGGGTAGACGTCTCCGACGTTAAAATATCCCCCAAAGGTAACGACAACTGGCAGCGGGACGCGAGGGACGGATCCCGCGCTGCCTCATCCCTGCGGAAAGGGCCGCGACGTGAACCGCAGCGCGCCCGAGCTGCGTTTACAAGTCGGTGCCTGAGGGGACGGGGTTGGCCCAAGTCGCCCCAGGGAAATCCCCTGCTCTTGgtgtggttttgggttggtttggtttttggtttggttttggttttttaagcagGGATCCGTGCCCGTTGCCGCATCCTCCGGCTCCGCTCGAGTGGCTTCGCCCTGAGCCCGCGGGTCCCTGGCGCTGCTACGGGACGGGGGCATGAGTTTAGTTGCTGTCGTCATTTTTGGGTGGATATTTGGATTATTCCGCAGAATGCCACACTTCAGATATTCCCCCAAATTAATCGATTGATCTGCAACCGCCCTGCATTGATGAAGCTGAAGCCGCTGCCTAAGCTGAATGCAGagcaaaaaggcaagaaatgGAGCGAATTCAGCCCTTGAAAGGCATTTTGGAGGTTAAAAGGGAAGAGCGGAAGCAGAGAGCGGGGATTTGCTTGCACGGCCGGATCTGTGCCCGGGATCAGTCCGGGAGGTGCTTGTACCAGGGAGGCCCTGCCCCTGCTTCCCTGTCCCTGTGGCCACCAGCGCGAGGACCGAGAGGAGCCAGGCGCTTGCTGAGACAccaccttcctcttctctccccaaagGAGTGACGGTGACAGTGGCACCCGATGtgcccctcttcctctccctggaGAGCAACAGGCATTTCTGCCTGGAAACgccggcggggagagcggcgGTGCCCCTGCGCTACCTCCTCTGCGTCAGCCCGGACGTCGCGGCCGCCCACCGGCACGTGGGCAGCCAGCTTGCGGGGCAGGCGCGGGCGCTGCCGGACACGGCCCTCCTGGGGTAAGAGGCCCCTTCCCCCCGGCCGTGGGGTTGCTTTCGAAGCCCTTGTCCCGGTCGCTGCCCCAGGCGCCTCGTGCCGGCACAAGGTGCAAGCCCCCCCGGCTCTTTCCACCACGCAGGTCTCCGATCTGGCGGTATTATGGCCCGGCGGGTTCAGCTGCCAAAATAAAACGAGGTTTGAGGTCGCTGGCCAAGAGGCTGAAGCGGCATCGTCTTCAGGAgggggtcctggccctgggggaGCGCTGCACCGCCATCCTCGCCGCCGCGGTACGTCCCGTCCTGCCGGCCTTCGGGCTCGGAAGGCGACCGGAGCGCTGCCGTCGGCCCCGCTCTCGGCACCGTTAAATCCCTACGTGTAGAACGCCAACGCGCCCGTTTTGTGGGGTGGGGGCCGTGAGCCTCCCCTCCCCGAGAAGGGATGCTCGGTTTGGCGTTTCGCCCCGCGCAGGCGGCGACACCGAGCAGCCGGTGCTCGGCGGCTTTGCCGCTCCTACAAAAcaccttctcctgcctttccctccccGCAGGACCACGTGCCCTCGGAgcggaggaagaggcaggactcgACCCGTGCCTGGGACCCCTCCCTGATACAGCCGCTGCGGCTCTCCATCGTGCTGTCCCCGTACGCCAGCATCGCCTCCCCGCTCTTCCTGCGCTCGCTGCGGGACAGCGAGGCGGCGAGCTACTGGCTGAGCCTGCAGCCCCGATTCGGAGGCTGCTCGGTACGAGACCCTCCTCCGACCCCTGCACCCGCCGCTCAACCTAAAATCAAGATTAAAGCTGAATAAATACCCGCGGAGGGAGACGACCCGATCCTCCTGTGCTGGGGGCAAACCCTACGGGTGCAAAGCCATGCCTGGGGGAGCAGCTTTTCTCCTGTTTCATAAGGAAGCAGCTTTCAAATTTCCACTtccaaaagatatttttgaaagttGCCGGTGTTCAGAAAATCCCCCCAATTCCCTTTTTTGCAGTCATTTCAATGGTATGCCAATTTTTCAGCGGTATGCCAATTTTTCAGCGGTATGCCAATTTTTCAGCGGTATGCCAATTTTTCAGCGGTATGCCAATTTTAATGGTATGCCAATTTTAATGGTATGCCAATTTTTCAACTCGGGGATTTTGGGGAGGGTTCAGAGAGGGTTTACACCTTTATGCGTTGCGCTGCAATGGTGCAAGCTGCGGCAGGGCGGGACGAGGGCAGAGCAGGCACCCCCCAGCCTTGCACCCCGGGCTCGGCGGGACATTCGATGGGCCTGACCGAGCTTTCCTCCGCCGCCGCAGGTGCCGCTGCTGACCACGTGGAAGGGGCGGCTTTGCGCCCGCCTGAACGTCACGAGCGAGGCGGCGCTGAGCTGGTACCTGGCACGTGCCCGGCGCCTGCGGCAGGCCCTGGGGGCCGCGTACGTGGTCTTCGAGGGCGCCGAGGGCAACGCCTTCCTGGAGCGAGCCGTCCCGCCTCCCGCCGAGCTGGCGGGCGACCGATACACCGGGGCGCTGGCGGCAGCGCTGGCGACGCTGGGAAATGCCACCGTCATCAGCGCCGGAGCCAGGTGGGTACCGAGGAGAAGACGCTTTGCCGGAGCCGACGGCTGCGTGAGCTGCTTGGGAGATGGTTGAGGCGATGCTTTAAGTACGCCCTTGGGAGGCCGAGACGCTGCGCAGCACCCGGGGAAGCGGCGCGGAGCTGGTCTAGGGCAATGTGTAGGGAGGGGTCGCTCTCgtatttcctcttcctctctatTTTGGGgtggtttaattattttttttaacatctcagaGCATAAAAATGCTTAAATGCATTCATGCCAGATGCGAGATGAATGCATCTCGTCGCTTACGGCCATTCAAACTTCAGGTCGCTGCCCCttctgcaggagggagagggtgaaCCCTGGAGTCTTGGCCAAATCCCTGTGTTGGTAATTGCTCGTGCTGTCAAACGCCCAcagttttctgacttttcatGCTTGCATAGCCCACAACAGGGTTAATTTATTAATCAGCAGTTGTGACATGCCTCCAGACCGTTTGGTTAAAGGCACCGAAaactattgcttttcttttttcccagttatttttaCGTTTGGCAGACGCAAAGGGATATGCAGGCTATTTGCGAAATGACTTATTTCACATTGGGGATGAGGCATTGATGGTAAATTGCATGAGAAGGCAacttcaaaataattcattttcaaagaaaaagcgTTTCGTACGCCAAGGTGGCGACAGGCTCTTACTCAGCCGTCTGCAAAACCAGAGTGGTGGAAATCGCCCTTTTTCGCACCTTTTTTCAGTCCATCCAGGATCGTGCCTTCCCTGGTGGGCAGCTCCCATACCAGAAGTGTTTCACAAACCATCGCGTCAGCCTTACCACCTCCTGAGATGAAAAAGCGTCCCTGGGAGACCTTTGGGGAGTCAGCGAATGAGTGGGAGGTCAAGGAGGAAACCAAACTCCAGGAGCAAGCAGGCTCagaccaaaaaacccccttgGTTAGATGAGCTCCAGACCATTTTTCAAGCCAAAGCTCATCGTGAAGGTCCAGGTTTGACCCTTTTTGGCCACCAGAAACACCGTCTCCCACACCAGGCTGCTTGACAACAtgaccccctgccccccaagtaAACCCAAGGCATAGAAATGCTAACGgcaaaaaacaaaaataaaaaaaaatatggggaaaataatgttttcctctgGCAGATAGATAAAACCGCTGTCAGGAACGACAGACGCTCAATGCGAAACAGATGAGCACAAATGAAAGCCAGGAGGAGAAATCCTCCTGCAGGGCATGCCCCTGGGCcgtccctggggcagggaggttCGTGCTTTGGGTCTGGGAACCGGGTgggcccggggccgcgggtgCTGTCGGGACAGCCCAGCCAGTGTCACGGGTATGTGTTTGGTGAGCGTTCTCCCACCAGGGCCGGCGTTGCCATATGAGAAGCAGCAAGAAGATGGCTACAACCCGGCACGTGGCTGTGCTGCCGTCAAGCTGGGCCACCAAATCGTGGTCCTCGTGAGCtcaaggcaggaggaggaaggctttgaacaggggatttggggaggaggaggatcgGGGCTGCCAAACTCGGCAGGGCAGGCGCAGCGGGCGGGAGTGCTATTGGGGAGCACTGATTTCCCTCCAACGGAGATGCCGAGGGGTTGGAGAAACCCCTACGTGACCACAGCGACTGCCAAGACAGCCGGGCATCAGAGCGTTTTGGCTCCTGTGAGCCACCTAAAAACGCTGGCTTTGTGCTTGTTCCCCAGATCCAGTCATCTACCGCTCTTCGTCCAGATGAGCCCGCTGCGCTCGGACTGGAGCCACGCTGGGCTGAAGGGGGTTATTCCCTCCGTGCTGCACTACAGCCTCTTGGGCTACAACTTCTTCATCCCCGATGCAGTAGGTaatcatttcttttctgctttttcccctgtttctggCCTTTCTGCAGAGATTTGTGCGGCAGTTATTCAGGCAAGAGGAGCACGGGAGGTAGGTCCGCACCGTCGGGCTGAGGTGTGCTAGAGGAAGGCTTGAAGCGCTTTGTTCCCGGTACCCAACTTTCTGCCGTGCTGACTTGATTGGGTTGAACGTTACTAGGGAATCGACTGaggaattgaaaacaaaaaaacacgtTGTAAATTTTAGCAGGCAGCCCCAGAAGCAGGCAGGTCTCTGGGGACGCCCTTCGCAGAGCTGGGTAAGCGCGGGCGGAGGGCAGCCCCTTGCTCCTCGCAGCCTTGCTTGAGCTACAACCCCGCCGGCAGAAGCCAGCAGGGAGCCCGCAGCCGGGAAACTGCGTGCCCAGGCTCCTGGCCGGGAAAGAGACGTTCCTAAAACACCAGCAGCCCCGCTCCAAGTTTGCGTTTCTGCTCCAAAGCACAATGGTTTGAGAAATCCTTAAATAAAAACGCGATAGTAAGTCGAGAAACAATCCTTTAATCGGGGCCAAGCAGCTCGGTTTTCCCCTCTGCTTGGAGGCGGCCGGGTTCTTTGTGTTCACAGCAGGCCCCAAACACGCAGAGGCTGCACGTGACGTCTCAGACCCGGAGAGCGGAGCTGCAAAGACAATCCTGAAAAAAGGGGGTTGTCGAGCAAGTTTTCAATCTGGCCTCTATTTTTAGCCAGTTTTCCTTAGAAAACAAGGCTCAGGCAATCCCAGCGTGCCGGTTCCCTCCCCAAAGAGATGTTGACCCCACCGGCTTATTTCGAGCGGGCTGGACGAGGGAGCGGACCCATGCAGGGCCACTCAGGGTGGGAAAAGCCTCTGGAGGAAACGGGGCTTTGTGGACGGTTCCGGGGAGCCCTCGGCCTTGGGGTTTTTGTGCCGTTTCTAGGGGAAGCTGCACCGGGTTTTCAGAGCAATGGCTCCTAGGGACGCTGCAGCCCCAAGGGCTtcatttccctttccctgccccagcccagcctctcccGTCCTTCCCAAGCCCCTCTCTGGTGTTTCAGAGGGGAACTGCCCTTCCGCTACGTGTTTCTGATTAATTAGTCAGCAATTCTCCGCTTCTCCACCACTTTTCACTATGAATTTGAAGGGATCCAAATGACAGGAGTATTTTCCCGTGATGCTTCATCTTTGCACATCAAAGCGGCAGGGAAGTCCGGCGCTTTCCCGACCCTTTTCTTTGCAGGAGGGAAATCCCTTTTTACAATGTTCTGCTAGAATTTAGAAACTCTTGAGACATCATCCCCCGGCACGTCTGGTCCTAAAATGGCCAGAGAGGGACGTCTCACCGACGCTTGCTGATGGTgctcaaggaagaaaaacacGGGTGGGGAGAATTCAGCTCCTTTTGCAACGGGGTAGCACGTCCTGCCCCCGCGGAGGGGACGTCATCTGGGACCCGTCCCACCATGAGATGCCCCTGAGCAGCTTCGCTCAGCTCCTTGTCCCCGGCAGGAGGGAGCCTGGCCAGTGACGCCCCGGGGGACCCGGAGCTGTACGTGCGGTGGCTGCAGATCGTGACGTTTCTCCCCGTGATGGCCTTCAGCACGCCGCCCTGGCTCTGCTGCGACGCCTGGGTACGTACCCCGTTCCCCGCAGAGGAGGACACGCTGTCCCTTATATGACAAACGCCCCCAAAAGCCATTAAGGTCCTTCCTGGGGAAAGCTGAGGCTAAAAATCACTGTCCTGTTCTTGCTACCCACAAAAtcctgctctctgccccagcAACCAGACCTGCCAACCCCACCAACCCAGACCTCTGCCCCAGACCGCTGTACGCTctcagcaggagttttgctgcAAAATTGATGTGAGTTTTTGTGGCTTCATACTTCACGTGCAACCACGGGGCCGGTGCCCGCAACGCCTGTAGAAATGACAGCGATCGTCACgtgtctctctccctccctcttgctGCTGGAGTTGTTTAATTACGGTTTGATCAAAGAGTTAACGTCTACAGCAGAGTGAAGCCTGCAGGTTCACATCCAAGATCTTTTTAAGCAGCTGGAGGCATTTTCCCAGGGATGTCACCTTTAGGGCAATGGAAGGGGAGAGCA
This genomic interval carries:
- the LOC142409950 gene encoding SITS-binding protein-like, with the protein product MPLARPTGQIPDAAWTSGFREMTEPWKGAVGCLGVAVFFTMTIGIISWQALEQSPEEWVLRGRAGGMLWERRRGALLLRALPAGRTVAVIAVGGVPAAEPPPPRDRCWHDGGQFCYAWEEDAELRLSLEPPPAPATECYGVRWTPLRPDVMLKDCFSMANVSWYGGASIRAQRWPLNGAESRAQPFVSGDFSKNPAGYGPVLERYFLGSTGVTVTVAPDVPLFLSLESNRHFCLETPAGRAAVPLRYLLCVSPDVAAAHRHVGSQLAGQARALPDTALLGSPIWRYYGPAGSAAKIKRGLRSLAKRLKRHRLQEGVLALGERCTAILAAADHVPSERRKRQDSTRAWDPSLIQPLRLSIVLSPYASIASPLFLRSLRDSEAASYWLSLQPRFGGCSVPLLTTWKGRLCARLNVTSEAALSWYLARARRLRQALGAAYVVFEGAEGNAFLERAVPPPAELAGDRYTGALAAALATLGNATVISAGARSSHLPLFVQMSPLRSDWSHAGLKGVIPSVLHYSLLGYNFFIPDAVGGSLASDAPGDPELYVRWLQIVTFLPVMAFSTPPWLCCDAWALNLTRQCIQRHRDFVVPLLKKYSEEWLSLGYPIFRPAWWLSPTDPTAFTIEDEFLIGDEVLVAPITEKGQMWRDIYLPGEGHLWMDTSTARVFDGGTILRNYSASLAEVPVFVKTS